One window from the genome of Candidatus Bathyarchaeia archaeon encodes:
- a CDS encoding sulfurtransferase TusA family protein has translation MKADIIVDARFKSCPGPLLALVEAVSKARSGQIVELLANDPAAPLDAKTWASNVGHKILKVEKMDDVYRIFVEVS, from the coding sequence TTGAAAGCCGATATTATTGTGGATGCTCGTTTCAAATCCTGTCCAGGGCCTCTTTTAGCGTTAGTGGAGGCCGTATCAAAAGCAAGATCTGGGCAAATAGTTGAGTTGTTGGCCAATGACCCAGCGGCACCTCTTGACGCCAAAACATGGGCTTCTAACGTTGGTCACAAGATTCTGAAGGTTGAAAAGATGGACGATGTTTACAGAATATTCGTGGAAGTTTCCTGA